A window of the Natronomonas salina genome harbors these coding sequences:
- the rqcH gene encoding ribosome rescue protein RqcH, translating to MDRKRAMTSVDLAALVGELRDYAGAVVDKAYLYGDDLVRLKMRDYERGRIELFVEVGDPKRAHVAAPEHVPDAPGRPPNFAMMLRNRIAGANFVGVEQYGFDRILTFRFEREDQTTLIVAELFGDGNVAVTNEDLEVIDSLETVRLRSRTVAPGAQYGYPDERFSPLDCDYDAFAAKMEESDTDLVRTLATQLNFGGLYAEELCTRAGVEKTVDIEDATEEQYEALFDALERLREPILAGRTEPRLYENEDEQVVDATPLPLEEHEAEGYAATAFENFNGAIDEYFHRLEREAEDVSQEDGTDRPDFEAEIEKHERIIEQQQGAIDDFEEQAEAEQEKADMLYGNYDLVDDICSTVREAREEGVPWEDIEAKFEQGAEQGIPEAEAVADVDAAEGTVTVEIDGTRIEVDPSMGVEKNADRLYTEAKRIREKKEGALAAIEDTREDLEAVKERRDRWEQADQEDDDDDGEPVERDYLSMGSIPIRYDEKWYEQFRWFRTSDDFLVIGGRNADQNEALVKKYMEPSDRFFHAQAHGAPVTILKATDPDEAARDVDIPDSSREEAAQFAVSYSSVWKDGKFEGDAYEVDPDQVSKTPESGEYIEKGSFVIRGDREYYRDVPVGVAVGVKCEPDTRVIGGPPSAIEPRVETSVRLEPGQYAQNDIAKRIYRTLRERFEDTSFVRKVASADRIQEFCPNGGSRMKDQ from the coding sequence ATGGACAGAAAGCGGGCGATGACCAGCGTCGACCTCGCGGCGCTGGTCGGCGAGTTGCGGGACTACGCCGGGGCGGTCGTCGACAAGGCCTACCTCTACGGCGACGACCTCGTGCGGCTGAAGATGCGGGACTACGAACGCGGCCGCATCGAACTCTTCGTCGAGGTGGGCGACCCCAAGCGCGCCCACGTCGCCGCGCCGGAGCACGTCCCCGACGCCCCCGGTCGGCCGCCGAACTTCGCGATGATGCTGCGGAACCGCATCGCCGGCGCGAACTTCGTCGGCGTCGAGCAGTACGGCTTCGACCGCATCCTCACCTTCCGGTTCGAGCGCGAGGACCAGACGACGCTCATCGTCGCGGAGCTGTTCGGCGACGGCAACGTCGCGGTCACCAACGAGGACCTGGAGGTCATCGACTCCCTGGAGACCGTCCGGCTCCGCTCGCGGACCGTCGCCCCCGGCGCCCAGTACGGTTATCCAGACGAGCGGTTCAGCCCCCTGGACTGCGATTACGACGCCTTCGCGGCGAAGATGGAGGAATCCGACACCGACCTGGTGCGGACGCTGGCGACGCAGTTGAACTTCGGCGGGCTCTACGCCGAGGAGCTCTGCACCCGGGCGGGCGTCGAGAAGACCGTCGATATCGAGGACGCGACGGAGGAGCAGTACGAGGCGCTGTTCGACGCCCTCGAGCGGCTCCGGGAACCGATCCTCGCCGGGCGGACGGAGCCGCGGCTCTACGAGAACGAGGACGAACAGGTCGTCGACGCGACGCCGCTGCCGCTGGAGGAACACGAGGCCGAGGGGTACGCGGCGACGGCCTTCGAGAACTTCAACGGCGCCATCGACGAGTACTTCCACCGCCTGGAGCGGGAGGCCGAGGACGTCTCCCAGGAGGACGGGACCGACCGGCCGGACTTCGAGGCCGAGATCGAGAAGCACGAGCGCATCATCGAGCAGCAGCAGGGCGCCATCGACGACTTCGAGGAGCAGGCCGAGGCCGAACAGGAGAAGGCCGACATGCTCTACGGCAACTACGACCTCGTCGACGACATCTGCTCGACGGTCCGCGAGGCCCGCGAGGAGGGCGTCCCCTGGGAGGACATCGAGGCGAAGTTCGAGCAGGGGGCCGAACAGGGCATCCCCGAGGCCGAAGCGGTCGCGGACGTCGACGCGGCCGAGGGGACGGTCACCGTCGAGATCGACGGCACGCGGATCGAGGTCGACCCCTCGATGGGCGTCGAGAAGAACGCCGACCGCCTCTACACCGAAGCCAAGCGCATCCGGGAGAAGAAGGAGGGGGCGCTGGCGGCCATCGAGGACACCCGCGAGGACCTCGAGGCGGTCAAGGAGCGCCGCGACCGCTGGGAGCAGGCCGACCAGGAGGACGACGATGACGACGGCGAGCCCGTCGAGCGCGACTACCTCTCGATGGGGTCGATCCCCATCCGGTACGACGAGAAGTGGTACGAGCAGTTCCGCTGGTTCCGCACCTCCGACGACTTCCTCGTCATCGGCGGCCGGAACGCCGACCAGAACGAGGCGCTCGTCAAGAAGTACATGGAGCCCTCCGACCGGTTCTTCCACGCACAGGCCCACGGCGCCCCGGTGACGATCCTGAAGGCGACGGACCCCGACGAGGCCGCCCGCGACGTCGACATCCCCGACTCCAGCAGGGAGGAGGCCGCGCAGTTCGCCGTCTCGTACTCGTCGGTCTGGAAGGACGGCAAGTTCGAGGGCGACGCCTACGAGGTCGACCCCGACCAGGTCTCGAAGACGCCGGAGAGCGGCGAGTACATCGAGAAGGGGAGCTTCGTCATCCGCGGCGACCGGGAGTACTACCGCGACGTCCCGGTCGGGGTCGCCGTCGGCGTCAAGTGCGAGCCGGACACCCGGGTGATCGGCGGGCCGCCGTCGGCCATCGAGCCGCGGGTCGAGACCTCGGTCCGGCTCGAACCCGGCCAGTACGCCCAGAACGACATCGCCAAGCGCATCTACCGGACGCTCCGCGAGCGGTTCGAGGACACCAGCTTCGTCCGGAAGGTCGCCAGCGCCGACCGGATCCAGGAGTTCTGTCCGAACGGCGGCAGCCGGATGAAAGACCAGTAG
- a CDS encoding S8 family peptidase: MADGEVLVVTGTDSASDELEGTDGVEVAIPDFSFELSRPELSEPKSTDSDGSKEDSGYPAYYDSQWDKHVTDVETAHESATGDGTTIAILDTGIDHTHPDLYVNETASAAFIGGEVHDHTGDVHGHGTHVGGIAAATGEVGVVGTAPDAELVSLRVFPSEDEEQDNFWSDLLRAIEYAAVDLGADSLNMSIGTVETLDGGANAGGIRGVTEPVMQHAARRGTVVVGSAGNHGESLQQEGRWTLPNSLAGVVSVSATGPSDELTFYSNWGTNEIDLGAPGGGYETLEKTLEDDTVEWPYPTNLVLSTFPKDLDDSGYAYLAGTSMSAPQVTGAVAAVRELAPGANANEVERALEAGADLVEGKGDAELGAGRLNVANALDEV; this comes from the coding sequence ATGGCGGACGGCGAAGTGCTCGTCGTGACCGGAACCGACAGCGCCAGCGACGAACTCGAAGGTACCGACGGCGTCGAAGTCGCCATCCCTGACTTCAGCTTCGAGTTGAGCAGGCCGGAGCTCTCTGAACCGAAGAGCACCGATTCGGATGGGTCGAAAGAAGACAGCGGCTACCCAGCGTACTACGACAGCCAATGGGACAAACACGTCACCGACGTCGAGACCGCCCACGAATCGGCGACCGGGGACGGGACCACTATCGCCATCCTGGATACGGGCATCGACCACACCCATCCCGACCTCTATGTCAACGAGACCGCGAGTGCCGCCTTCATCGGTGGGGAGGTCCACGACCACACGGGAGATGTCCACGGCCACGGGACCCACGTCGGCGGCATCGCGGCCGCGACCGGCGAGGTCGGGGTCGTCGGGACTGCACCCGACGCCGAACTTGTCTCGCTCCGCGTCTTCCCGTCCGAAGACGAAGAACAGGACAACTTCTGGAGCGACCTCCTGCGAGCCATCGAGTACGCGGCGGTGGACCTCGGTGCGGACTCCCTCAACATGAGCATCGGGACCGTCGAGACGCTCGACGGCGGGGCAAACGCCGGCGGGATTCGTGGGGTAACCGAACCGGTGATGCAGCACGCGGCGAGACGGGGGACGGTCGTCGTCGGCAGTGCCGGGAATCACGGCGAGAGCCTCCAGCAGGAGGGCCGGTGGACGCTCCCCAACAGTCTGGCGGGCGTAGTGAGCGTCAGCGCGACCGGACCGAGCGACGAACTCACGTTCTACTCGAACTGGGGGACGAACGAGATAGACCTCGGAGCCCCGGGCGGTGGCTACGAGACACTGGAAAAGACGCTCGAGGATGACACAGTCGAGTGGCCCTACCCCACGAACCTGGTGCTCTCGACGTTCCCCAAGGACCTGGACGATTCGGGGTACGCCTACCTCGCCGGGACCTCGATGTCCGCACCGCAGGTCACCGGCGCCGTCGCGGCGGTGCGGGAACTGGCCCCCGGTGCGAACGCGAACGAGGTGGAACGTGCACTCGAAGCCGGCGCCGACCTCGTCGAGGGGAAGGGGGACGCCGAACTCGGAGCCGGGCGGCTCAACGTCGCGAACGCGCTCGACGAGGTTTAG
- a CDS encoding DUF4013 domain-containing protein, producing MFRDALDYSTRPPRGGRAVLVGGTLLLVTEVVAAVATLHTLLAPAALVALVPWLLVRGYYVRVLRTTAGHEYPTPPAFDDLFGLLRDGIAAALIAVAYLLPGVAVLAPFVYVRAQGSDLVTLVLGGRVPEAVAAGVAAGAGVVALFALFAVIGGLYVLPVAVTRFAHTGRLRAALDVRTVVSGAATEDYVVAWAVSLLLQLLVLPVAYALKVVLVGFYLHFLVAMGVRYCYGQGVGAALDLDPVDSFLDESAGEIDAGDLRTAVRPIEESDEPALRASGGTEATDPTEAEDDPFEYPARERGEGERT from the coding sequence ATGTTTCGCGACGCCCTGGACTACTCGACGCGGCCGCCCCGCGGCGGTCGGGCGGTCCTGGTCGGGGGGACGCTGCTCCTCGTCACCGAGGTGGTCGCCGCCGTCGCGACCCTACATACCCTCCTAGCCCCAGCGGCGCTCGTCGCGCTCGTGCCGTGGCTCCTCGTCCGCGGCTACTACGTCCGGGTGCTCCGGACGACGGCCGGCCACGAGTACCCGACGCCCCCGGCGTTCGACGACCTCTTCGGCCTCCTTCGCGACGGGATTGCGGCCGCGCTGATCGCCGTCGCCTACCTCCTCCCGGGGGTCGCGGTGCTGGCCCCCTTCGTCTACGTGCGGGCCCAGGGGAGCGACCTCGTGACGCTGGTGCTCGGCGGCCGCGTTCCCGAGGCGGTCGCCGCGGGGGTCGCCGCCGGCGCCGGCGTCGTCGCGCTGTTCGCCCTCTTCGCGGTCATCGGGGGCCTGTACGTCCTCCCCGTCGCCGTGACGCGGTTCGCCCACACCGGTCGACTGCGGGCCGCCCTCGACGTCCGGACCGTCGTCTCCGGCGCGGCCACCGAGGACTACGTGGTCGCCTGGGCCGTCTCGCTGCTCCTGCAGTTGCTCGTGCTGCCCGTCGCGTACGCCCTGAAGGTCGTCCTCGTGGGCTTCTACCTCCACTTCCTCGTCGCGATGGGCGTCCGGTACTGCTACGGCCAGGGCGTCGGCGCCGCACTCGATCTCGACCCCGTCGACTCGTTCCTCGACGAGTCCGCCGGCGAAATAGACGCCGGCGACCTCCGGACGGCGGTCCGCCCCATCGAGGAGTCCGACGAACCGGCGCTGCGCGCTTCCGGCGGGACCGAGGCGACCGACCCGACCGAGGCCGAGGACGACCCCTTCGAGTACCCCGCCCGGGAGCGCGGCGAAGGGGAGCGCACTTAG
- a CDS encoding mRNA surveillance protein pelota, which translates to MRIADRQSVEGRGERITVVPESLDDLWHLTYVLEPGDLVSGDTTRRIQRDDDKMRDTGGQREPMWLQIEVEDVEFAKFANRLRVGGEIVDCSREDQLGFHHTLNVEEHDELTVEKVWQVDQLERLQEAVEAAENPTVAIATVEEGEAHVHTVAQYGVDERASITGTTGKGEYARGRDELFEQVTEVLERMDVEAIILAGPGFTKQDALDYIEDEAPQVAEKIQTVDTSAVGERGVHEVLKRGAVDRVQTETRISKEAELIDDLMERIGEGAKAAYGIDEVETATEYGAVETLLVLDERLREERSGEGDWDVDVNDVVESVERQGGEVTVFSHEFDPGRQLANLGGIAALLRYRLD; encoded by the coding sequence ATGCGCATCGCCGACCGCCAGTCCGTCGAGGGCCGGGGCGAACGGATCACCGTCGTCCCCGAGAGCCTCGACGACCTCTGGCACCTCACCTACGTCCTCGAGCCGGGCGACCTCGTCTCGGGGGACACCACACGGCGCATCCAGCGCGACGACGACAAGATGCGGGACACCGGCGGCCAGCGCGAACCGATGTGGCTCCAGATCGAGGTCGAGGACGTCGAGTTCGCGAAGTTCGCCAACCGGCTCCGCGTCGGCGGCGAGATCGTCGACTGCTCGCGGGAGGACCAGCTCGGCTTCCACCACACCCTCAACGTCGAGGAGCACGACGAGCTGACCGTCGAGAAGGTCTGGCAGGTCGACCAGCTCGAGCGCCTCCAGGAGGCCGTCGAGGCCGCCGAGAACCCGACCGTCGCCATCGCCACCGTCGAGGAGGGCGAGGCCCACGTCCACACGGTCGCCCAGTACGGCGTCGACGAGCGCGCCTCCATCACCGGCACGACCGGCAAGGGCGAGTACGCCCGCGGCCGCGACGAGCTGTTCGAGCAGGTGACCGAGGTCCTCGAGCGGATGGACGTCGAGGCCATCATCCTCGCCGGCCCGGGGTTCACCAAACAGGACGCCCTGGACTACATCGAGGACGAGGCCCCCCAGGTCGCCGAGAAGATTCAGACCGTCGACACCTCCGCCGTGGGCGAGCGCGGCGTCCACGAGGTGCTCAAGCGCGGCGCGGTCGACCGCGTCCAGACGGAGACCCGCATCTCGAAGGAGGCCGAACTAATCGACGACCTGATGGAGCGCATCGGCGAGGGCGCGAAGGCCGCCTACGGCATCGACGAGGTCGAGACCGCCACCGAGTACGGCGCCGTCGAGACGCTGCTCGTCCTCGACGAGCGGCTCCGCGAGGAGCGCTCCGGCGAGGGCGACTGGGACGTCGACGTCAACGACGTCGTCGAGAGCGTCGAGCGGCAGGGCGGCGAGGTGACCGTCTTCTCCCACGAGTTCGACCCCGGCCGACAGCTGGCGAACCTCGGTGGCATCGCCGCCCTGCTGCGGTACCGACTGGACTGA
- a CDS encoding MBL fold metallo-hydrolase — protein sequence MPTEILPGVHDVTCSETETGRIRAFLFDDGTLVDCGLPGTAGALTAGIAETGVEVERLIVTHDHRDHVGGFDEVVRTHSAETYVPEGAALDTEYEPDERYGDGDRIGPFEAVHVPGHRDHQHALVDEDRGVAVLADALSGADQRGLPQGFFHLPPAVYTDDLQQAEASLERLLEYEFDAGLVYHGSSVLSDADEKLDAYVYG from the coding sequence ATGCCGACCGAGATCCTCCCGGGCGTCCACGACGTCACGTGTTCGGAGACCGAGACGGGCCGGATCCGCGCGTTCCTCTTCGACGACGGCACGCTCGTCGACTGCGGGCTCCCCGGGACCGCCGGGGCCCTGACCGCCGGCATCGCCGAGACGGGCGTCGAGGTCGAGCGGCTGATCGTCACACACGACCACCGCGACCACGTCGGCGGCTTCGACGAGGTCGTCCGCACCCACTCGGCCGAGACGTACGTGCCCGAAGGTGCCGCCCTGGACACCGAGTACGAACCCGACGAACGCTACGGCGACGGCGACCGGATCGGCCCCTTCGAGGCGGTCCACGTCCCCGGCCACCGCGACCACCAGCACGCCCTCGTCGACGAGGACCGCGGCGTCGCCGTCCTCGCAGACGCGCTCTCCGGAGCCGACCAGCGCGGGCTCCCGCAGGGCTTCTTCCACCTGCCGCCGGCGGTGTACACCGACGACCTGCAGCAGGCCGAGGCGTCCCTGGAGCGGTTGCTGGAGTACGAGTTCGACGCCGGCCTCGTCTACCACGGGTCGTCGGTGCTGTCCGACGCCGACGAGAAGCTCGACGCCTACGTCTACGGGTAA